A genomic region of Zea mays cultivar B73 chromosome 6, Zm-B73-REFERENCE-NAM-5.0, whole genome shotgun sequence contains the following coding sequences:
- the LOC100216827 gene encoding Soluble inorganic pyrophosphatase 4: MAPAVEAVKETGTFQKVPALNERILSSMSRRSVAAHPWHDLEIGPGAPTIFNCVIEIPRGSKVKYELDKKTGLIKVDRVLYSSVVYPHNYGFIPRTLCEDSDPLDVLVIMQEPVIPGCFLRAKAIGLMPMIDQGEADDKIIAVCADDPEYRHYNDIKELPPHRLAEIRRFFEDYKKNENKEVAVNDFLPASAAYEAIQHSMDLYATYIVEGLRR, from the exons ATGGCGCCCGCTGTAGAAGCCGTGAAGGAGACAGGCACCTTCCAGAAGGTTCCTGCCTTGAACGAAAGGATACTGTCATCCATGTCCAGGAGGTCTGTTGCTGCACACCCTTGGCATGATCTGGAGATAG GTCCTGGTGCTCCAACCATATTCAACTGC GTCATTGAGATACCAAGGGGCAGCAAGGTTAAATATGAACTTGACAAGAAAACTGGACTGATCAAG GTGGACCGTGTGCTGTATTCATCAGTTGTTTACCCTCACAACTATGGATTCATTCCTCGCACGCTTTGTGAAGACAGTGATCCTTTGGATGTACTGGTTATAATGCAG GAGCCTGTTATCCCAGGCTGTTTCCTACGTGCGAAGGCCATCGGCCTTATGCCGATGATTGATCAGGGAGAGGCAGATGACAAGATCATTGCAGTGTGCGCTGATGATCCCGAGTACAGGCATTACAATGATATCAAGGAGCTCCCACCTCACCGCTTGGCTGAAATCAGGCGCTTCTTCGAGGACT acaagaagaatgagaacaaGGAGGTTGCTGTGAATGACTTTCTACCAGCGAGCGCCGCTTATGAAGCCATACAGCACTCTAT GGACCTGTATGCTACATACATCGTTGAGGGCCTGAGGAGGTAG